The following are from one region of the Arachis duranensis cultivar V14167 chromosome 10, aradu.V14167.gnm2.J7QH, whole genome shotgun sequence genome:
- the LOC107468996 gene encoding oxysterol-binding protein-related protein 1D translates to MNPLCCIAPVSIDRDRANPVATKSPTHCQLGLDASVRTVNGGSKSSSSAPDSSHGGGDSLKSSSGGNRGEEEDLSTTTAEPRESKVFGGGNGVAGSVAGILYKWVNYGKGWRSRWFVLEDGVLSYYKIHGPDKIVVSPARDRSVRVIGEESSKFVKKNNWSLNRVAGVSGGNSTKQCKPFGEIHLKVSSVRASKSDDKRLSIFTGTKTLHLRCVSREDRAMWIEALQSTKDLFPRALTSSDLATPEDIVVSTEKLRSRLSEEGISEAVINDCESIMLSEVSYLQGKLKFLQQKHVMLLDTLKQLETEKIELETTVVDETKERESYCGQGNRRFSDFYSVMSEGSATDSVADNESQDGADVETDDDDGAFFDTNEFLCSDALRSASYRSREGMTNASIHDRDCLLSDGLHGFEKGIKDVSYPYVRRRDNLPEPKEKERPVGLWSIIKSSLQKCFEDLEYSYLVDRALEWGKQENDLMRILNVAAFAVSGYASTEGRQCKPFNPLLGETYEADYPDKGLRFFSEKVSHHPMVVACHCEGRGWKFWADSNLKGKFWGRSIQLDPVGVLTLQFEDGETFQWSKVTTSIYNIILGKIYCDHYGTMRIKGSGNYSCKLKFKEQSIIDRNPHQVHGFVQDNRTGEKVAMLIGKWDEAMYYVLGDPTTKPKGYDPMTEAALLWERDNCSTKTRYNLSPFAISLNEIMPGMIEKLPPTDSRLRPDQRHLENGEYELANAEKLRLEQLQRQARKMQERGWQPRWFQKNEDGSYRYKGGYWEAREKHSWDGIPDIFGQSCDLPSCSEDTIITLS, encoded by the exons ATGAATCCTTTGTGCTGCATTGCTCCGGTTTCGATCGATCGGGACAGGGCGAATCCCGTAGCTACGAAATCGCCAACTCACTGCCAGCTAGGGCTCGATGCGTCGGTCAGGACGGTGAACGGCGGCTCCAAATCGAGCTCCTCTGCGCCGGATTCCTCTCATGGCGGTGGCGATTCTCTGAAGTCGTCTTCCGGCGGGAACCGCGGCGAAGAGGAGGATTTGTCAACGACGACGGCGGAGCCCCGGGAGTCGAAGGTGTTCGGTGGCGGGAACGGAGTGGCCGGAAGCGTGGCCGGAATCTTGTACAAGTGGGTGAACTACGGGAAAGGGTGGAGGTCGAGGTGGTTCGTGCTGGAAGATGGAGTGCTTTCGTACTACAAGATTCATGGTCCGGATAAGATCGTGGTGAGCCCAGCGAGGGACCGGAGCGTGAGAGTGATCGGCGAGGAGTCATCGAAGTTCGTGAAGAAGAACAATTGGAGCCTGAATCGAGTAGCAGGAGTTAGTGGTGGCAACTCTACTAAGCAATGCAAGCCCTTCGGTGAGATACACTTGAAG GTTTCTTCGGTTCGGGCTAGCAAATCTGATGATAAGCGGCTATCCATATTTACCGGGACAAAAACTCTACACTTGAGGTGTGTATCTAGAGAAGACAGAGCTATGTGGATTGAGGCCCTGCAGTCCACGAAAGATCTTTTTCCTAGAGCTCTAACAAGTAGTGATCTTGCAACTCCAGAAGATATTGTAGTTTCAACTGAGAAGCTGCGATCTCGATTGTCAGAGGAAGGCATAAGTGAGGCAGTTATTAATGACTGCGAGTCTATTATGCTCTCCGAAGTCTCTTATCTTCAAGGCAAATTGAAGTTTCTTCAGCAGAAACATGTAATGTTGCTGGACACCTTAAAACAACTAGAG ACAGAGAAAATAGAGTTGGAAACCACTGTAGTGGATGAAACAAAGGAGCGTGAATCATATTGTGGACAAGGGAACAGAAGATTTAGTG ATTTCTATTCTGTCATGTCGGAGGGCAGTGCTACTGATTCAGTAGCGGATAATGAAAGTCAAGACGGAGCAGATGTTGaaactgatgatgatgatggtgcaTTTTTTGACAcaaatgagtttttgtgttcAGATGCCTTAAGAAGTGCTTCTTATCGAAGTAGGGAGGGTATGACAAATGCAAGCATACATGATAGAGATTGTTTACTTTCTGATGGTTTGCATGGGTTTGAGAAGGGAATCAAAGATGTAAGCTATCCATATGTCAGAAGAAGGGATAACTTACCAGagccaaaagaaaaagagaggcCTGTTGGCTTGTGGTCAATTATTAAATCTTCATTGCAAAAGTGTTTTGAAGATTTGGAGTATTCATATCTAGTTGATAGAGCATTGGAATGGGGAAAGCAG GAGAATGATTTGATGAGAATCCTAAATGTTGCAGCTTTTGCTGTGTCCGGCTATGCATCCACTGAAGGTCGGCAGTGCAAACCTTTCAATCCTCTACTTGGGGAGACATATGAAGCTGACTATCCAGATAAAGGTCTCAGATTCTTCTCTGAAAAG GTTAGTCATCATCCCATGGTTGTTGCTTGTCACTGTGAGGGAAGAGGATGGAAGTTCTGGGCGGACTCTAACTTGAAAGGGAAATTCTGGGGGCGTTCTATTCAGTTAGATCCTGTGGGTGTCCTCACCCTACAGTTTGAGGATGGTGAAACATTTCAATGGAGCAAGGTCACCACTTCAATTTACAATATCATACTAGGTAAAATTTATTGTGATCACTATGGTACAATGCGCATCAAGGGCAGTGGCAACTACTCTTGCAAACTGAAGTTCAAAGAGCAATCTATCATAGATCGAAACCCACACCAG GTCCATGGATTTGTTCAAGACAACAGAACCGGAGAGAAGGTAGCAATGTTGATTGGGAAATGGGACGAAGCAATGTACTATGTCCTTGGGGACCCAACTACAAAGCCAAAAGGTTATGATCCAATGACAGAAGCTGCATTATTGTGGGAAAGGGACAACTGCAGCACCAAGACAAGATACAACCTCTCTCCTTTTGCAATATCATTGAATGAAATAATGCCCGGCATGATAGAGAAGTTACCTCCCACTGACTCAAGGTTGAGACCCGATCAAAGACATTTAGAAAATGGAGAATATGAGTTGGCGAATGCAGAGAAATTAAGACTAGAACAGTTGCAGAGACAG GCAAGAAAGATGCAGGAAAGAGGATGGCAGCCTAGATGGTTTCAGAAGAATGAGGATGGGTCTTACCGATACAAGGGTGGCTATTGGGAAGCAAGAGAAAAGCATAGTTGGGATGGAATCCCTGATATATTTGGACAGAGTTGTGATTTACCTTCATGTTCTGAAGATACTATCATTACTCTGTCCTAA